In the genome of candidate division WOR-3 bacterium, one region contains:
- a CDS encoding CCA tRNA nucleotidyltransferase, with protein sequence MTCNIQENEVLLKNISREVKASGGRLFEVGGTVRDSILGLKRKNYEMDAEVYGLKADELEKIMRKFGKVDLTGKSFAVYRTGTLEISLPRKDRSIGKGHKEFEVEIAPGMSFPEACRRRDFTVNSILKDPLTCEIIDPLGGVRDIRNGILRACDPKHFAEDPLRAYRAMRFTATLGFPIETGTMELCRRIDVSNLPAERVFGEIKKMLIEADFPGRGLLTAHSLFLLSREPELTSMVECAQDILWHPEGSVFIHTVLSLDVAATLRKNIKSDEDKLVLMLAVLFHDIGKTVTSRQAEEGKKTGRIISPGHQPLGARIARDVLNRWRAPKSVTERVSSLVMSHHRIYDLWKSRDIVTKGALRRLMSQTELDLMKPLFLADKYGRGQVLGVSEEISWLENTVEEMKIDSEQLKPIVMGRHLLELGVASTPFMGKILSRIYEAQLDGDFDCLEDGLKFARKLLEEETEKQI encoded by the coding sequence TTGACTTGTAATATCCAGGAAAACGAGGTTTTGCTAAAAAATATCTCTCGGGAAGTCAAAGCTTCCGGAGGAAGGCTTTTCGAAGTCGGAGGAACTGTAAGGGATTCTATTTTGGGTCTGAAAAGGAAAAACTACGAGATGGACGCCGAAGTTTACGGACTCAAGGCGGACGAGCTCGAGAAAATTATGAGGAAATTCGGAAAAGTGGACCTTACGGGAAAATCTTTCGCTGTTTACAGAACCGGCACACTTGAAATATCTTTGCCGAGAAAAGACAGAAGCATTGGAAAAGGGCACAAGGAATTTGAAGTGGAAATCGCTCCCGGGATGTCTTTTCCTGAAGCCTGCAGAAGAAGAGACTTCACCGTAAACAGCATTCTGAAAGACCCTCTGACTTGCGAGATAATAGATCCGCTTGGAGGAGTCAGGGACATCAGAAACGGGATTCTGCGCGCCTGCGACCCAAAGCATTTTGCCGAGGACCCTTTGAGGGCATACAGGGCTATGAGGTTTACGGCTACGCTCGGTTTTCCCATAGAAACCGGAACCATGGAGCTTTGCAGAAGGATTGATGTATCTAACCTGCCGGCAGAGAGGGTGTTCGGAGAGATAAAGAAAATGTTAATAGAGGCCGATTTTCCGGGCAGAGGGCTTTTGACCGCACACTCGCTTTTTCTTCTTTCCCGGGAGCCTGAACTCACTTCGATGGTGGAATGTGCGCAGGACATTTTGTGGCACCCCGAAGGGAGTGTTTTTATTCACACGGTTCTTTCACTCGACGTCGCGGCCACGTTGAGGAAAAACATAAAATCAGACGAAGACAAGCTGGTGCTGATGCTCGCCGTTCTTTTTCACGACATAGGAAAGACCGTAACTTCCAGACAGGCTGAAGAGGGTAAAAAAACCGGCAGAATTATCTCTCCCGGACACCAGCCCCTCGGGGCCAGAATAGCCAGAGATGTCCTCAACAGATGGAGGGCTCCAAAATCGGTCACGGAACGGGTTTCGTCTCTGGTCATGTCGCACCACAGGATATACGACTTGTGGAAATCTCGTGATATTGTGACAAAAGGCGCTTTGAGACGGCTGATGAGTCAGACAGAGCTCGATCTGATGAAGCCCCTTTTTCTTGCCGACAAATACGGAAGAGGCCAGGTTTTGGGGGTTTCGGAAGAAATATCGTGGCTCGAGAATACTGTCGAGGAAATGAAGATTGACAGTGAACAGCTCAAACCCATAGTAATGGGAAGGCATCTTCTTGAACTCGGTGTCGCATCCACGCCTTTTATGGGAAAAATTTTGTCCAGGATTTACGAAGCTCAGCTCGACGGGGATTTCGATTGCCTCGAAGACGGCTTGAAATTTGCGCGGAAACTTTTAGAAGAAGAAACGGAGAAACAGATTTGA
- a CDS encoding nucleotide pyrophosphohydrolase — protein sequence MTVKEFQKNIKDLFGERDERRGFSKSFNHFVEEVGELAQALRKKKLVDCENEFADVLAWMMTCANLAGVDVEKAAGKYLGKCPSCGGNPCSCPEGEGFFDL from the coding sequence ATGACTGTGAAGGAATTTCAGAAAAATATAAAAGATCTTTTCGGTGAAAGAGACGAAAGGCGCGGTTTTTCAAAGAGCTTCAACCATTTCGTCGAAGAGGTCGGAGAGTTGGCACAGGCGCTGAGAAAGAAAAAACTGGTGGACTGCGAAAACGAATTCGCCGACGTGCTGGCTTGGATGATGACCTGCGCTAATCTCGCAGGAGTGGACGTAGAGAAAGCCGCCGGAAAATATTTAGGCAAGTGTCCTTCCTGCGGCGGGAATCCCTGTTCGTGTCCGGAAGGTGAGGGTTTTTTTGACTTGTAA
- a CDS encoding CPBP family intramembrane metalloprotease → MKKSIKEILFQIFLTREAWIFWASTYIILVLMYRSAPYWSSLVLNYTYSTFLFLLLPLAVASFPEKKNFGNILFWTAAMTAAIVPLASGDLLPELRQRLFPPYSPLTGPLYPFITGVFVTVPPALVIFFYCRHTGFSLRSLGLGIGKWKFWLPLILSLTALMTPVLFYFSKKPDFITTYPLFRHMIKTTADFWSVDLTWFYYLYVWEFFFRGFMLFSLAKKMGPVRAIFVQAVIFSFAHLGKPEIEVYSSMIGGVLVGALSYLSCSVLPGALIHWLIALIMDIFVFFLN, encoded by the coding sequence ATGAAAAAATCAATCAAAGAAATTCTTTTCCAGATCTTCCTGACGCGCGAAGCCTGGATATTCTGGGCATCAACTTACATAATCCTCGTCCTGATGTACAGATCCGCTCCATACTGGAGCTCTCTCGTTCTCAATTACACTTATTCGACTTTCCTTTTTCTCCTTCTGCCTTTGGCAGTGGCCTCTTTCCCGGAAAAGAAAAACTTCGGAAACATCCTTTTCTGGACAGCCGCCATGACGGCCGCAATTGTTCCGCTTGCCTCAGGCGATCTTCTGCCTGAACTGAGACAGCGGCTTTTCCCGCCTTATTCGCCTCTTACAGGCCCTTTGTATCCCTTTATAACAGGCGTTTTTGTGACGGTGCCCCCCGCATTGGTGATTTTTTTCTACTGCAGGCACACAGGATTCAGTCTGCGATCTCTGGGTCTCGGTATAGGAAAATGGAAATTCTGGCTTCCGCTTATACTGTCGCTGACCGCACTCATGACGCCCGTTCTTTTTTATTTCTCCAAAAAACCCGACTTCATAACCACTTATCCCCTGTTCAGGCACATGATAAAAACCACCGCGGATTTCTGGTCGGTTGACCTGACGTGGTTTTATTATCTGTACGTTTGGGAATTCTTTTTCAGGGGTTTTATGCTGTTTTCTCTCGCCAAAAAAATGGGACCGGTGCGCGCTATTTTCGTCCAGGCCGTAATTTTTTCCTTCGCCCATCTTGGAAAACCTGAAATAGAAGTATATTCCTCGATGATAGGCGGCGTGCTTGTCGGCGCTCTTTCCTATCTTTCGTGTTCGGTTCTTCCCGGCGCCCTCATACATTGGCTGATAGCGCTGATTATGGACATATTCGTGTTTTTCCTCAACTGA
- a CDS encoding BamA/TamA family outer membrane protein, whose protein sequence is MKYKYPAPKIFFVFLPLLFIHIPIHSQYFGQNKLQYRSFDWKVTETEHFRIFYYQGMDEIADFACQVSEDAYSDMSVNFDHDFSVKIPVLIYRSPNDFSQTNVILDLISESVGGFTEFLKNRVVVPFNGSFSDFRHVLTHEITHAFQNDVLYGHTNIFMKIYSMDVPLWWFEGSAEFESSGWNSESYMYLRDLVFSNKLVSLFDLDYYGGYIIYKEGQSVMYFIAQKYGRQKIGEIFHNIKVTGSLRRAIQKTLNIDYETFNEEWTKFLYSLYWPHYNSYAEIDDYSVRLTDTKKQSNYINLSPVISPDGLDVVFISDAGVYLDILKMSALTGKVEKKLVGGQRTPQFEGLHILTSHASWSPDGSRIILSSLSEGRDLFWIIDAESGQRIKKLDFDLDIARSPYWSYQNIIYFVGTVNGKTDIYSTDPEGVLLHKLTDDIFDDKDPFASNDGKYLYWCSDRNENDSWEYGDYAVFEMDLENGTVRELTPRNSSVSNPCLSSSSENSPARLLFLASYTPGNNLYSCDLETGEITQLTNLPGEIQSFSMDAKSSRMVLSVYTSGKWDIFTLQNPLETLEKLEFSLDSAEFIDVYTEVDRTQDTLLWKKPGIEISADWGQASMAYSSLYGFAGILTIYLSDFMGNHRFLIQTDLAQDVLKSNFNLIYYYLPKRWDVGFGVYQQSYAYWYKDDTINVDKYLGGEILFLYPFNRFQRFDLMMDVYQIERKHYYYDSFQAEAFFSGETSEVFIAPSLYYVFDNSLWGYTSPFLGTRMRFGGGVAQRISTNSRYYWGSFDFRKYWRITPRSNLAFRLYLSGIRGTNPPNLYLGGYNNLRGYDVNELTGFNTGFVSIEARFPFVDYLDVIFPVPLLLGGLRGCLFIDAGGTADYIKEFNVFSDDQERGFGLEDMKLDIGWGIRMFFMSAVLKLDFAIPTDLRNIDNRTKIHFSIGEDF, encoded by the coding sequence ATGAAATATAAATATCCGGCGCCGAAAATATTTTTCGTATTTTTACCGCTTCTCTTTATACACATCCCTATTCACTCTCAGTATTTCGGACAGAATAAACTTCAGTACAGGAGCTTCGACTGGAAAGTCACCGAGACCGAACATTTCAGGATATTCTACTATCAGGGCATGGATGAAATAGCCGATTTCGCCTGCCAGGTGTCCGAAGACGCTTATTCAGACATGTCCGTGAATTTCGATCACGATTTCAGCGTCAAAATACCTGTTCTGATATACAGAAGCCCCAACGATTTTTCACAGACCAACGTCATTCTCGATCTGATATCGGAATCGGTCGGCGGATTCACCGAATTTCTCAAAAACAGAGTCGTCGTTCCTTTTAACGGATCTTTCTCGGATTTCAGGCACGTACTCACGCACGAGATAACCCACGCCTTTCAAAACGACGTACTCTACGGCCACACCAACATATTCATGAAAATATATTCCATGGACGTACCGCTGTGGTGGTTCGAGGGCTCGGCTGAATTTGAATCCAGCGGATGGAATTCCGAATCGTACATGTACTTGAGAGACCTCGTCTTCTCCAACAAACTCGTCAGCCTTTTCGATCTTGATTATTACGGCGGATACATAATATACAAAGAAGGGCAGTCCGTCATGTATTTCATAGCCCAGAAATACGGAAGACAGAAAATCGGAGAAATATTTCACAACATAAAAGTCACGGGCTCTCTCAGAAGAGCCATACAAAAAACTCTGAACATAGACTACGAAACGTTCAATGAAGAATGGACAAAATTCCTTTATTCGCTGTACTGGCCCCATTACAACTCCTACGCTGAAATTGACGATTATTCAGTGAGACTTACCGACACCAAAAAACAGTCTAATTACATTAACCTCTCTCCCGTAATTTCCCCCGACGGCCTGGACGTCGTCTTCATCAGCGACGCAGGAGTTTATCTGGACATACTGAAAATGTCTGCTCTGACAGGCAAAGTGGAAAAAAAACTCGTCGGAGGGCAGAGAACGCCTCAATTCGAAGGTCTTCACATTCTGACAAGCCACGCTTCCTGGTCGCCTGACGGAAGCAGGATTATTCTCTCCTCACTGAGCGAAGGAAGAGATCTTTTCTGGATCATTGACGCGGAATCGGGACAAAGGATAAAGAAACTCGATTTCGACCTCGACATCGCGCGATCTCCTTACTGGTCTTACCAGAACATAATTTATTTCGTCGGCACCGTTAACGGAAAAACAGACATATACTCGACGGACCCGGAAGGCGTCCTTCTGCACAAGCTGACAGACGACATTTTTGACGACAAGGATCCCTTTGCCTCGAATGACGGAAAATACCTCTACTGGTGCAGTGACAGGAATGAGAACGATTCATGGGAATATGGCGATTACGCTGTATTCGAAATGGATCTCGAAAACGGAACTGTCAGGGAACTGACCCCGCGCAATTCGTCAGTGTCAAATCCCTGCCTTTCTTCCTCTTCGGAAAACTCGCCTGCCAGATTGCTTTTTCTCGCATCCTACACGCCCGGCAACAACCTTTACTCATGCGATCTCGAAACCGGCGAGATAACTCAACTGACAAATCTTCCCGGAGAGATACAGAGTTTTTCTATGGACGCTAAATCAAGCAGGATGGTACTCAGCGTTTACACATCAGGCAAATGGGACATATTCACTTTACAAAATCCTCTCGAAACCCTCGAAAAACTGGAATTTTCTTTAGACAGCGCGGAGTTCATAGACGTCTATACCGAAGTCGACAGAACCCAAGACACTCTCCTTTGGAAGAAACCGGGTATTGAGATCAGCGCCGATTGGGGTCAGGCTTCGATGGCGTATTCGAGTCTTTATGGATTCGCCGGTATTCTTACAATATACCTCAGCGATTTCATGGGAAATCACAGATTTTTGATTCAAACGGATCTCGCTCAGGACGTTCTGAAATCCAATTTCAATCTGATTTATTACTATCTGCCCAAAAGATGGGACGTCGGTTTTGGCGTCTATCAGCAAAGTTACGCCTACTGGTACAAGGACGACACGATAAACGTAGACAAGTATCTGGGCGGAGAAATACTTTTTTTGTATCCGTTCAACAGATTTCAGAGATTCGATCTGATGATGGACGTCTATCAGATCGAGAGAAAACACTATTATTACGATTCTTTCCAGGCTGAAGCTTTTTTTTCAGGTGAGACTTCCGAGGTTTTTATCGCCCCTTCACTTTACTACGTGTTCGACAACTCCCTCTGGGGCTACACGTCTCCTTTTCTCGGAACGAGAATGAGATTCGGAGGAGGAGTCGCACAGCGGATCTCGACCAATTCGAGATATTACTGGGGAAGTTTTGACTTCAGAAAATACTGGCGCATAACCCCGAGAAGCAACCTGGCTTTCAGGCTCTATCTTTCCGGGATACGAGGAACAAACCCGCCGAATCTTTATCTTGGCGGATACAACAACCTGAGAGGATACGATGTCAATGAATTAACCGGCTTCAACACCGGATTTGTTTCGATTGAAGCGCGTTTTCCGTTCGTTGATTATCTTGACGTGATCTTCCCCGTTCCATTGCTTTTAGGAGGACTCAGAGGCTGTCTTTTCATTGACGCCGGCGGAACGGCTGATTACATAAAAGAATTCAACGTCTTTTCGGACGACCAGGAAAGAGGATTCGGCCTTGAGGACATGAAACTCGACATAGGATGGGGAATAAGGATGTTTTTTATGTCTGCAGTACTCAAGCTTGACTTCGCCATTCCCACTGACCTGCGTAATATAGACAACAGGACGAAGATACATTTTTCAATCGGAGAAGATTTCTGA
- a CDS encoding sugar ABC transporter permease: protein MFFKNKSHWLYLLPALSVLVVFKVFPIVLSFIVSFFKWNMAGPNAFIFLGNYVSVLTDSLFWQSFINTVYYTLFSLPFSIAISMLFAVLLNSVTRGRAFFRVVYYLPVVTSIVAVSVIWKWIYHPRVGLINSFLSIFGITGPAWLGEYRGIFEIAAGRNLPYLIKGPSLALVSLAAMSVWKNLGYDVLIFLTGLQGIPQAYYEAARLDGAGAWRTFRHVTLPLLSPTTFYVFIMSTIGSFQVFAPVWLMTGPPAGGPLDSTNVVVFYLYEKAFQFFKFGAASATAFILFSLLLVLTAVQKKYSERKVFYG from the coding sequence GTGTTTTTTAAAAATAAATCCCACTGGCTTTATCTCCTACCCGCTCTTTCTGTGCTCGTCGTGTTCAAGGTTTTTCCGATAGTCCTGTCATTCATCGTCAGCTTTTTCAAATGGAACATGGCGGGACCGAACGCGTTCATATTTTTAGGTAATTACGTTTCCGTTCTTACGGACTCTCTTTTCTGGCAGTCTTTCATCAACACGGTTTACTATACTCTTTTCAGTCTTCCTTTTTCGATAGCTATTTCAATGCTTTTCGCCGTTTTATTAAATTCAGTTACGAGAGGCAGGGCATTTTTCCGCGTCGTCTATTACCTACCTGTCGTAACTTCCATAGTCGCCGTCTCAGTCATCTGGAAATGGATATATCATCCGAGAGTCGGGCTCATAAATTCTTTTCTCTCTATTTTCGGCATAACGGGTCCGGCCTGGCTCGGAGAATACAGGGGCATTTTCGAGATCGCGGCTGGACGGAACCTGCCTTATCTGATAAAAGGTCCTTCTCTCGCTCTTGTCAGCCTAGCCGCGATGTCCGTCTGGAAAAATCTGGGTTACGACGTTCTGATTTTTCTGACCGGGCTTCAGGGAATTCCACAGGCATATTACGAAGCCGCGAGATTGGACGGAGCAGGCGCATGGCGCACTTTCAGGCACGTCACTCTGCCTCTTCTGTCTCCGACTACTTTTTACGTTTTCATAATGTCCACGATCGGCTCTTTTCAGGTCTTCGCTCCCGTCTGGCTCATGACCGGGCCTCCCGCCGGAGGACCCCTGGACAGCACGAATGTAGTTGTTTTTTATCTTTACGAAAAGGCTTTTCAATTTTTCAAATTCGGAGCGGCCAGCGCCACTGCGTTTATTTTGTTTTCTCTACTTCTCGTTCTGACGGCCGTTCAAAAAAAATATTCCGAAAGAAAGGTATTCTACGGTTAA
- a CDS encoding carbohydrate ABC transporter permease: protein MVLPFYWMIVTAFKTPSEAITVPPTWIPSEFTLSNFREAWTKVPWIRYFFNTALVAFLILAGNLITSVMAGYAFSNFEFKSKEKVFLLFLATMMIPMPVYIIPGYLILTYMKWIDTYAALIVPWTVSVFSVFLIRQHMKTIPSELWDAARMDGCGRFGYLWKIVVPLIKPALATVSIFSLVSSWNSFLWPLVVTNSKNLRPIQVGLAYFTQEQSTDYTLLSAAAAFTALPLIILFLFAQKHIINSFTRSGLKE, encoded by the coding sequence ATGGTTCTGCCTTTTTACTGGATGATAGTGACCGCTTTTAAAACACCTTCCGAAGCCATAACCGTCCCTCCGACATGGATCCCGTCGGAATTCACTCTCTCCAATTTCAGGGAAGCATGGACCAAGGTCCCATGGATAAGGTATTTTTTCAACACCGCGCTCGTCGCATTCCTGATACTGGCGGGAAATCTTATCACGTCTGTCATGGCGGGATACGCATTTTCCAATTTTGAATTCAAGAGCAAGGAAAAAGTCTTTCTTCTTTTTCTGGCGACAATGATGATTCCCATGCCGGTTTACATAATTCCAGGCTACCTGATACTTACTTACATGAAGTGGATTGACACTTACGCCGCTCTCATCGTCCCCTGGACAGTCAGTGTATTCTCCGTCTTTCTGATACGCCAGCACATGAAGACGATACCTTCAGAACTTTGGGACGCCGCGAGAATGGACGGCTGCGGAAGGTTCGGCTACCTGTGGAAAATAGTCGTTCCTCTTATCAAGCCGGCTTTGGCTACGGTTTCAATATTCTCCTTAGTCAGTTCATGGAACAGTTTCCTCTGGCCTCTCGTCGTTACCAATTCGAAAAATCTGCGCCCCATCCAGGTCGGACTGGCTTATTTCACACAAGAACAGAGCACCGACTACACTCTTCTTTCCGCCGCCGCGGCTTTCACGGCATTACCGCTGATAATACTTTTTTTGTTCGCTCAAAAACACATAATAAACAGTTTTACGAGATCCGGACTTAAAGAATGA
- a CDS encoding ABC transporter substrate-binding protein, which translates to MKKLFFIICLLTGISCTNGSRGRVTVTFWHAMGGRLGTVLDSLVEDFNSRHAEIKVVASSVGNYGALAQKLMASVMAGKPPVMAQSYESWTDQFRQAGAIVPFNAFINSDAGYSQSEIEDYFAPVWINNTWGDTVWSMPFNKSLGVLFYNLDYFDSLGIPFPSTWEGLLGVCSLYTSPEEGRYAFALPSNTWFFETALFQRGGALFDESTGAVLFDNSTSVDLLSQLVRLLDDSGTCYLGTGYEGQDEFVTGRALMMWGSVVSYSFMAKKAPSFRIGISTLPPPSGGNDVSVISGTNIIIFSGASPEQQVAAWEFIKWFNSPEVQAVWSVNTGYIPTRESSLETDEMKAFLSEIHGAESVYRKMASAVAEPKTGAWFSGRIYLSQSIEYALRGVASPEKSLRTGADKLRHDLLEDF; encoded by the coding sequence ATGAAAAAACTATTTTTCATCATTTGTCTGCTCACCGGGATTTCCTGTACAAACGGTTCTCGCGGCAGGGTCACAGTCACTTTCTGGCATGCCATGGGAGGTAGACTGGGAACGGTTCTCGACAGCCTCGTTGAGGATTTTAACAGCAGACACGCGGAAATAAAAGTCGTCGCGTCTTCAGTCGGCAATTACGGCGCTCTCGCTCAGAAATTAATGGCTTCCGTTATGGCCGGTAAACCTCCGGTCATGGCTCAAAGTTACGAGTCGTGGACCGACCAGTTCAGGCAAGCGGGTGCAATAGTCCCGTTTAACGCTTTTATTAATTCCGACGCCGGCTATTCGCAGAGTGAAATTGAAGATTATTTCGCGCCCGTATGGATCAACAACACATGGGGAGACACTGTTTGGAGCATGCCGTTCAACAAAAGCCTTGGAGTCCTGTTTTACAATCTGGATTATTTCGACTCTCTAGGCATTCCTTTTCCTTCAACATGGGAGGGACTACTCGGCGTCTGCTCTCTCTATACATCCCCAGAAGAAGGACGCTACGCTTTTGCCCTGCCTTCGAACACGTGGTTTTTTGAGACCGCCCTTTTTCAAAGAGGCGGAGCGCTTTTTGACGAAAGCACAGGTGCGGTCCTTTTCGACAACAGCACGTCGGTTGACCTTTTGTCACAACTCGTCCGGCTTCTCGACGACTCCGGGACTTGCTATCTGGGAACCGGATACGAGGGTCAGGACGAATTCGTAACGGGTAGAGCGCTCATGATGTGGGGAAGCGTGGTCTCGTATTCTTTCATGGCAAAAAAGGCGCCTTCTTTCAGAATCGGAATTTCAACACTTCCCCCTCCTTCCGGAGGCAATGACGTCAGCGTGATATCGGGAACCAACATAATAATATTTTCAGGAGCCTCCCCGGAACAACAAGTCGCTGCGTGGGAATTCATAAAATGGTTCAATTCCCCTGAAGTCCAGGCGGTTTGGTCCGTAAACACAGGTTACATTCCAACCCGCGAAAGCTCGCTCGAAACAGACGAGATGAAAGCTTTCCTGTCGGAAATTCACGGCGCCGAATCGGTTTACCGTAAAATGGCCTCTGCCGTGGCTGAACCAAAAACAGGCGCGTGGTTTTCCGGAAGGATATATCTGTCGCAGTCTATTGAATACGCCCTGAGAGGAGTTGCTTCTCCCGAAAAGAGCCTTCGTACCGGTGCCGACAAGCTGAGACATGACCTTCTCGAGGATTTTTAG
- the tig gene encoding trigger factor, producing MKVVVEKASSVKRNLQIEESSEIIDREEKKIIAEIAANRSFPGFRKGKVPLSIVRKMFGDDIAETSLNSAIENLSRNAIEQENLKPLGRIEEKNVKIENGMLSFTITFEVLPEIEEVPLESIEVDKPVYSASEMLVKERLDLIRERSSFLSSVERVSKKDDFVQCDFTVRDESGETVSELSFKDRMIGLNENAFWKGFYENLTDRKKGENFTFEFTVPEDDSKYGGKKLVFGVEIKEIKEKTLPELDDDLAKEFNYSDIAEMKNDVEKKLEEDVAVKSEADFENNILKILEESYSFEVPSTLVENEIENMLDLLTKHLKIDKSRETLRSEIEDSARKRAKQNIILDHLSEKHGIEIPDEELRENLIMAISNEVGYDKLSRPAIKNKLDDPEFVKDVYWKVKRRKTLEKIKELITVKEVRENEPE from the coding sequence TTGAAAGTTGTAGTTGAAAAAGCGTCTTCGGTTAAAAGAAACCTTCAAATCGAGGAATCTTCCGAAATAATAGACAGGGAAGAAAAAAAGATAATAGCCGAAATAGCAGCGAACAGGAGCTTCCCCGGCTTCAGAAAAGGAAAGGTTCCGCTGTCAATAGTCAGAAAAATGTTCGGTGACGACATAGCCGAGACGAGTCTTAACAGCGCCATAGAAAATCTGTCGCGCAATGCGATCGAGCAGGAGAATCTCAAACCCCTCGGCAGAATAGAAGAAAAAAACGTCAAAATCGAAAACGGCATGCTCAGTTTCACTATTACTTTTGAAGTCCTGCCGGAAATTGAAGAAGTCCCTCTTGAATCAATCGAAGTTGATAAACCTGTCTATTCGGCTTCCGAAATGCTTGTCAAGGAAAGACTAGACCTGATAAGAGAAAGATCTTCTTTTCTCTCATCCGTGGAAAGAGTTTCAAAAAAAGACGATTTCGTCCAGTGCGATTTTACAGTCCGGGATGAAAGCGGAGAAACGGTTTCCGAACTATCCTTCAAAGACAGAATGATAGGGCTTAACGAAAATGCCTTCTGGAAAGGTTTTTACGAAAATCTGACTGACAGAAAAAAGGGCGAAAATTTCACTTTTGAGTTCACTGTCCCGGAAGATGACTCTAAATACGGAGGGAAAAAACTGGTTTTCGGAGTCGAAATCAAAGAGATAAAAGAAAAAACTCTGCCCGAACTGGACGACGACCTCGCGAAAGAGTTTAATTATTCAGACATTGCTGAAATGAAAAACGACGTCGAAAAAAAACTTGAAGAGGATGTGGCAGTTAAAAGCGAGGCTGACTTCGAAAACAACATACTGAAAATCCTCGAGGAATCATATTCTTTTGAGGTTCCCTCAACTCTCGTCGAGAACGAGATCGAAAACATGCTGGACCTGCTGACAAAACATCTGAAAATCGACAAAAGCAGGGAAACCCTTCGGTCCGAAATAGAAGATTCGGCGAGAAAAAGAGCGAAACAAAACATAATCCTCGATCATTTGTCAGAAAAACACGGCATAGAAATTCCTGACGAAGAACTGAGGGAAAACCTGATAATGGCTATATCAAATGAAGTCGGTTACGATAAATTGAGCAGACCGGCAATCAAGAACAAACTCGACGATCCGGAATTTGTCAAAGACGTATACTGGAAAGTCAAGAGAAGAAAAACGCTCGAAAAAATAAAAGAACTAATAACGGTCAAGGAGGTTCGCGAAAATGAACCGGAATGA
- the clpP gene encoding ATP-dependent Clp endopeptidase proteolytic subunit ClpP — protein sequence MNRNENQSYVIPLVIERTSRGEQAYDIYSRLLKDRIIFIGSPIDDNVANAVVAQLLFLEADDPEKDINLYINSPGGNISSGLAIYDTMRFIKPDISTTCLGQATSMAAVLLATGKKGKRYALPHSRIMIHQPWGGVQGQAVDIEIEAREILKLRKELENILSYHTGQPKEKISVDSDRNYWMNAEEAKDYGIVDEVILSRAKELENNKEPKDEKEG from the coding sequence ATGAACCGGAATGAAAACCAATCATATGTCATCCCCCTTGTCATAGAAAGGACTTCGAGAGGAGAACAGGCTTACGACATATACTCGCGCCTTCTCAAAGACAGAATAATATTCATAGGATCCCCCATTGATGACAACGTGGCGAACGCAGTGGTCGCTCAGCTTTTGTTTCTCGAAGCCGACGATCCTGAAAAAGACATAAATCTCTACATAAATTCCCCCGGAGGCAACATCTCCTCGGGGCTTGCCATCTACGACACGATGAGATTCATAAAACCCGACATTTCAACAACTTGCCTTGGACAGGCTACGAGTATGGCTGCGGTTCTGCTTGCTACAGGCAAAAAAGGCAAAAGGTACGCCCTTCCTCATTCAAGAATAATGATACATCAGCCGTGGGGCGGTGTTCAGGGACAGGCGGTGGATATTGAGATCGAAGCGAGAGAGATACTGAAACTCAGAAAAGAACTCGAAAACATCCTCTCCTATCACACCGGACAGCCTAAGGAAAAAATATCCGTTGATTCGGACAGAAATTACTGGATGAACGCCGAAGAAGCCAAAGATTACGGCATCGTCGACGAAGTGATCCTCTCAAGAGCAAAAGAACTCGAGAACAATAAAGAGCCCAAAGATGAAAAAGAGGGTTAA